From one Anguilla rostrata isolate EN2019 chromosome 12, ASM1855537v3, whole genome shotgun sequence genomic stretch:
- the LOC135235750 gene encoding P2Y purinoceptor 6-like: MDGDNFTLCPVSEAYKRITFPLAYGLVFVFGLTLNGTVLWFVCGRTKTWSCSVIFLANLSVADLLYVLPLPLLAASYAMGDTWPFGNAACKAVHFLFSLNLGGSVTFLACISMHRFLCARHPAAATRCRARRAATLTCAAVWLLVAVETAPTAIFAHSGFINNTTVCFDMTGPTGFSRYLPYGLFVTAVGFLLPLLVMVTCYCLTARTLCQAGGGVGGGAGRSAKAMRSILALCLLGTLCFLPYHAMRVAYLLVRVHQPANCRLLSLVMLCYKSWRPVVSLNCCVNPALYWSCSTRQRRSLLARLCSRRVRPAACAARRAPARHYGKGERPDGAAGTPPGCAFPECTRREA, from the coding sequence ATGGACGGGGATAACTTCACATTATGTCCCGTATCAGAGGCTTATAAAAGGATCACGTTTCCCCTGGCGTACGgcctggtgtttgtgtttgggctGACGCTCAACGGGACGgtgctgtggtttgtgtgcggCAGAACCAAGACGTGGAGCTGCTCGGTGATCTTCCTGGCGAACCTGAGCGTGGCGGACCTGCTGTACgtgctgccgctgccgctgctggCCGCGAGCTACGCCATGGGCGACACCTGGCCGTTCGGCAACGCCGCCTGCAAGGCcgtgcacttcctgttctcgCTGAACCTGGGGGGCAGCGTGACGTTCCTCGCCTGCATCAGCATGCACCGCTTCCTGTGCGCTCGCCACCCCGCCGCCGCTACGCGCTGCCGCGCCCGCCGGGCCGCCACCCTCACCTGCGCCGCCGTCTGGCTGCTGGTCGCCGTGGAGACCGCGCCCACGGCGATCTTCGCGCACTCCGGCTTCATAAACAACACGACTGTGTGCTTCGACATGACCGGCCCGACGGGATTCAGCCGCTACCTGCCCTACGGCCTGTTCGTCACGGCGGTGGGCTTCCTGCTGCCCTTACTGGTCATGGTCACATGCTACTGCCTCACTGCGCGGACGCTGTGCCAGGccggggggggcgtgggggggggcgcagggcgGAGCGCGAAGGCCATGCGCTCCATCCTGGCGCTCTGTCTGCTCGGCACGCTCTGCTTCCTGCCCTACCACGCCATGCGGGTGGCATACCTGCTGGTGCGCGTCCACCAGCCCGCCAACTGCAGGCTGCTCagcctggtgatgctctgctacAAGAGCTGGAGGCCCGTGGTCAGCCTGAACTGCTGCGTGAACCCGGCGCTGTACTGGTCCTGCTCCACCCGCCAGCGCAGGAGCCTCCTCGCCCGGCTGTGCAGCCGGAGGGTCCGCCCGGCCGCCTGCGCCGCGCGCCGCGCGCCCGCAAGGCATTATGGGAAAGGAGAACGGCCCGACGGAGCTGCCGGGACACCACCGGGGTGcgctttcccagaatgcaccaggcGAGAAGCCTGA